From the Pseudomonas sp. VD-NE ins genome, the window CTCGTCGATCATCGTGCCGAGGTGCAAATGGACTTTGGTGAAATCGTTTTCCTGATAGGTGATCAGGTCGGAGAGCACCGAGTGTTCGCCGTGTCGATGCTCGTAATGCAGCATGACCCCGGCGCCGTTGCGCAGCGAAATGTTGCTCAGCACAAAGCGCTGGCCACGGCGGATGTAGGTTTCCTTGCGTTCGAAACCACGGCACAGCAAAAGCTGATCTTCGCTGTTGCGGACCAGGGTGATGTTTTCGATGGCGTCGTAGTGGAACAGGCCGACTTTTGGCAGTGGGTAGCTGTGGTCGCGGCCGTCGGCGCCGTAGAACGTCAGGCCATCGTCCACGCAATCAAAACGTGTGGTGAATTCGCTGATCCAGCGAGCGCCGAGTTCGCTCTGATCATAGGCGTCGAGGCGTGAGTTGTAGGTGCGCGTCCATTCGATCGGGAAGGGGCCGGGCAGGCTGAAATCGGTATGGCTGAGGCTTTCAGAGCCTATGGCGAAATTGATACTGCGCCCCGTGCTGGCGCAGGCGCAGTTTTTTTTCGGCTCGGGTGCGTGAGTCGCCGAAGCCTGTTGGCCGTTAGAGGCCAACTGCCCCTCGGATGCCGTACGCTTCGCCTGACCGGTCTTGTCCGGGTGGACCGCGGCGTTCTGCCCATGGGCATTACGCTTGCGCCACAAGGTCACGGCGCTGGAAAGGATCAGCAGCAACCAGCCGATCGAGTTCTGCACCGACTCATCGTCGAGCTTGCTCAACTGCGTGCGCAACTCCGGCCCCATCGCCCGCAGTTTTTTGGTTTCGTCGGAAACGGTTTTTTTGAAGTCATCGGGGACGAGGTTTTGCGCCACGCTGTTGGCCAGGCCTTTGCCTGCCGATTTCAGAGCACTGTTGGCAGCCCCAAAAACATTGCTGAACGAGGCCAGCGGATCATTCTTGAATTGATCGGCTGCGGCGCTCGCCTGGGCGCTGGCTGCATTCAGATCACCTTTGGCATCCAGATTGCCGAACGCCACCGCTTCGATGCCTATTGCAATCTGATCAATGATTTCTTCGCCGAGCTTGCCAGCGTCCGCCAAAATGCCCGGTAACTTGCCTTTGGCTTGCTCAACAAAATCATCAAGCGTGCCGATAATCGAGGCGTTCAGGTGACCGACCAGCACCTCGATCACGGAAGTGCTGAGCAACACCTTGCTGCTGGCCCTCATTTCCTGACGCACCAGAAACAGCGTCGGGCGCAGGGTCATCCGCGCCGCAGCCATCGACGGCGGCAATGGCAATACGCCAATCAGGTTGATGCCCAGGCTGGCCCACGCGAGCAAGTCGCGTTGCTTGGCATTCGACAGCGTGACGATGTCACCCAGCGCATCGACCAGCGCCATGATGTTGCCCACCACCGGCAAGAAGCCGGCGTAGTTCTTGATCCGGTCAAGCGTGACCACGCCGTCAGTGGCCGATTGCAGCCAGGCATCGAAGGTTGCCGCACTGCTGGCGACGTCCTGAATGTCGATGGCGTTCAGTGGAACGATGGCAACCTGAGGTTCACGTTTTACAGCAGCTACTTCATTAGTCATGACAGCATCTCACCCGCCAGCAGGCCCGGGGTTTTCAAGGAAGGTTTTGGCAGACTCGGTGCAGGCAGGCTCGGCAACTTGCCTGCCTTGCTCGCCGCCCCTAGAAGCCCCGACGCACTCGGCAACGCCGCACTCGCCAATTTCGGCAACCCGGCCGCGCCGCCCTGCACCACACCCTTTACCTGCTGCGCTGTTTGCATCGCACCTTGCGCCGTCTGCATCGCACTCATCCCTGTTTGCGCCATGTCCTTGCCCTTCTCCAACATGTCCCAGCTCTTGCTCGGCAAGACCTGCGCGACCATCGCCTGCACCTGACTCGGCACGTCTTCGGCCCCCGGCGGATTCAACGGCCATTCAGGCTTGCCGATGTAACTGCCATCGCTCCAGGTGTCTGCCGGATCCTTGCCGAACAGCACACGCGCCGGCCCCGGTGCAGCGCCGGCGACGCTGGCGAAACCCTTGCCGTCGAGCTTGCCCTTGATGCTTTTGCCCAGCGCATCGATGACTTCGTAATCGCCTTCCTTGATGCCCTGACGCCCGGCGTACTGGTTGATCAATTCCAGATTGCCCTTGCCCGGTTTCGGCGGTTCCGGGAATACCCCGGCAAGACTTTTCGCCCCGGTGTAGGCAAAGTTCGCCGCGTGCGCGGTGTACGGGCCGCTGGTGGCGTGGGTGATGCCGCCGGCGTTGTAGGTGGTGGCGCTGCCGCCGCCCTGGATCACCAGTTCGGTTTTCGCGGTGATGGTGATGCGGTCGGCGTTGGCGGTGATGTTGAGTTTGGCCAGCAGGTTGATGCTGTCCTTCAGCGCACGTACGTCGATGTCGCCGGAGGCCGCGACCAAGCGCCAGCCCATGCTTTGCACGAACAGGCGCATGCCGCGACTGGCGCTGGCCAGCAGGCGTTTGCCGATCGACAGGCTGGTGTGGCCGGTGCTGCTCAGGGCCAGGTGTTCGCCGGTGGCGATGTGGCTTGAGCGCGGTGTGGTCAGGGCGATGCCGGCCGGGCTGGCGAGGACCAGATGCGGTTCGGTGAACTCGGGGAATTCGTTGGCGGTGAGGTTGGCCGGGCCACTGCCGAGCACGCCTTGATGCTGGGCATGCAATGCCTTGGCGACGTCGTCCTGATCGCCAGCCTCCTGGGCCTGCAACTCTTTGGCTTGAACGGCGAAGCCATCCTGCTGATCGCTAGCCGTGGCGAGACGCTCGGCCGTTTCCGGCAGATCCTTGTGGTGTTTCGATTCGTTCGGACGTGGCTCGGTGGTGATCAACAGGCCGGCCGCCGCACGCACCGCACCGTGGCGGTCGGTTCGTAACTCAAAACCTTCACCGCGCGGCTGGCCACCGCTCGGGCGCGGATGGGTCAGGTAACCGAGGTTGATCGCACTCGCGCCGTGATCACTGCGCAGCGCAATGCTGATCTCGCTGGTGGTGTCGTCGATGCGTAATTCGTTGGCGCGGCTGCCCTTGTATTCCTTGCTCTTGACCGTGGCCAGGGTCTTGAAGTCCGGCAGCTTGTACGGCGGCAGATTGGCGCCGTGGTACAGGCAACCAGTGATCAGCGGCTGATCGGGATCGCCTTCGAGGAAGGTGATCAGCACTTCCATGCCGACCCGCGGAATGTTGATCGAACCAAAGGTCTCGGCAGCCCAGCTCGACGCGACGCGCATCCAGCAACTGGTCATGTCGTCGTGCTTGCCTTCGCGATCCCAGAAGAACTGCACTTTCACCCGGCCGTATTGGTCGCAGTAGATCTCTTCACCCTCGGGACCGCAAACCACGGCGCTTTGGGTGCCGAGGACTTTCGGTTTCGGGTGATCGAGCGGCGGACGGTACGGCACGTCCCACGGAATGGCGCTGAAGCGGTTGCGGTAGCCCTGGTGGAAATCGTCTTTGTTGTCGGTGGTGTCGCTGGTCACCGACTCTTCCAGTACCTGCGGCTGTTTGCCTTCGTGGAAGATTTCGGTGAGCAGCCAGAGGTCATTCCAGGTCGGATTGGCGTGGTCGGTCAGGGCGAGGAAATGTCCGCTGACGAGGATCGGCTGATCGCTGTTGCCCTCGGCCAGGCGATAGTCACTGCGGTGACGTTCGAGCGCGCGATTGGCCAGGTGTTTGCCGCGCTCGCGATCGACGAAACGACCCGGGTAATCGTAGTCTTCGAGGTCCGGTTGGGCGCTGCTTTTGGCGTCGCTTTCCAGCTCGATTTTCGGTTTGACGAAGTCGTAATCACGCCGCGTGGTGCGGCTGGTGCGGGTGGCCAGACGCAGGCCGAAGCGCTTGACCACCGGTTTGTCGGCCACCAGTCCGGAATCTTGCTGATAGGCCACGGGCGCGAGTTTCGGGAAAACCGTCTGGTCATCGCCGAAGGTCAGTTTGTGGCCGCTGGACGTGTGCTGGAAGTGGTAGTGGATACCCTCCTCTTCACACAGGCGCTGGATGAAATCCAGGTCCGATTCGTCGTACTGCACGCAGTAAATGCGCTCGGGATAAATCGCGCTGAGCTGGAAGTGGTAGTCGCTGGCGAGGATGCCGTGTTCTTCCAGTACCTGGCTGATGATCTGCTGCACGGTCATCTGCTGGAAAATGCGCTGGTTGACTCGATGCGCGAGGTACGCCAGTTGCGGGCGCAGGGAAATCTTGTAGCGGGTCAGGCGTTTGCCCGCCTCGCCTTGGGCGATGCTGTAGACCAACCCGTGAATGCCAGTGCCGGTTGGCGACAGCTGAAGAAACGCCAGTTTGTGCAGCACGCTTTCGAGGTTGATCGAAGCCTTTTCACTGACCAGTTCCAGCTCGAATTCGAACGGCGTGTTAAGGGCCTCACGACCGGTGAACGACAGCACCTGAAAGTCGCTGTCGATGCCATCGACGGTCAGATTGAAATGAGGCTGGTTGGCCGGTGAGAACATCCCTTGTTCCTCGCACAGTGCTGCGACGCGCAATAGCCCGGTGAGGGGCTATTGGCAAAAATTCTTAGAAGTGAATGCGCCCCAACCGGTCATGCCGGTCGGGGCGGTACAACCATCAGCCGTGGTTAAACGACTGGAGCACGCCAGTCATCGGAACCCGAAGTACCGGAAACTTCGTGGGTCCAGGTGATTTTACGGTAGGTGAACTGCACTTCTTCCAGGTGGGTGAAGTGCGCGTTGCCTGGGTCCTGGCAGTTGTGCATTTTGTTGTTGATGGCGACGATGATCGCGTCTTCCAGTTTGGTGGTGTAGTAGTGCTCTTGGGTGCCTTGAGCAGAAGTGCGGTACCACTGGATAACGATTTCGCTCATGCGCTCGCCGGAAGTCAGCGCCGCTTGCAGCAGTGGCGAAGCCTTGTCGTAGACCTTGGTGATCACCACTGGCTTGTGCACGCGCTGACCGGTTGGCTGACCGGATTGCGGGTCACGCGGGATGATCACGTCGTGGGTGAAAGCCTGCACCATGACCTGGTCTTCGTGGCCTTCCTGGTAGGTGTTGCCTACGGAGTCAGCGGTGAAAGCGCCTGCAGTGATCAGGCCTTGTTTTTCGCCGGTAACCGACATGTACGCTGGTGTTGCCATGGGGTGCTCTCCTTGCTTGAAAAGACATACCTCACAGGCACCATTGCCTGAAAGGATGGCCATGCGCCATCAACTTTCATGCCAGTTTTCATGCAACCCATACAGATCAAGGCCCCGAGTTCATCGACTGATTTTTTCCTGTGACTAAGCCAATGAAAAACAAGGGAAAGTGCGCAACTTCTTGCGCAGCGGTGTGCAAGAAGTTGCGCACTTGGCTGGAGGCCACGAGCTACGCGGTCTGCAGAGACTTACCCGGGTGAAAACAGGCGAGGCACTGCGCAACTTCTTGCGCACTTGCACGTGGATGGATAAAGAAGAGCGCTAGATCAAAAGATCGCAGCCTTCGGCAGCTCCTACATGGGAAACCGGTACCCATAAGGAAAGCGCTGCCGAAGGCCGCGATCTCTTTGCTTTTTGAACCCCTGAGCTATCCTGCTGCCCACTAAAAGGTATCGACACATTCAGCAAGGAGGTTTGCATGCGTACCCTCGAATTGGCCGGCGTCCAGGTTCCAGTCATCGGTCAGGGCACTTGGCGCATGGGCGAAGACCGCTCGGCGCATAAGCGTGAAGTGGCGGCGCTGCGCACGGGGATCGAGCTGGGCATGACCCTGATCGACACGGCAGAAATGTACGCCGAGGGCGGGGCCGAATCAGTCGTTGGTGAAGCCATTGCCGGCCTGCGCGATCAGGTGTTTCTGGTCAGCAAGGTCTACCCGCACAACGCCAGCCGCAAAGGCATTCCGCAGGCTTGCGAGCGCAGTCTGCGGCGGCTCGACACCGATTACATCGACCTCTACCTGTTGCATTGGCGCGGTCAGTATCCGCTGGAAGAAACCGTCGAAGCCTTTGAACGCCTGCGTGAAGACGGCAAGATCGGCCGTTGGGGCGTGTCGAATTTCGATGTCGATGATCTTGAAGAACTCTCCAGTTCTGCCTGCGCGACCAATCAGGTGCTTTACAACCTCGAAGAGCGCGGTATCGAATTCGATCTGCTGCCGTGGTGCCAACACCAGCGCCTGCCGCTGATGGCCTACTGTCCGATTGGCCAGGGCGGCGCGATGCTGGCTGAACCGGTGCTGAATGAAATTGCCGCTCGTCATGGTGTAACCCCCGCACAGGTTTCGCTGGCGTGGATTCTGCGTCAGGATGGTGTGATTGCGATTCCCAAGGCTGTGCGACCGGAGCACGTGCAACTCAATGCACAAGCCGCGCAACTGCAACTGGAGGCCGGGGATCTGGCGGCGCTGGACCAGGTGTTTCAAGCGCCACAACGCAAGCAGCGGCTGGCCATGGTTTGAGCCAGCGGCTGGCGAGGGCTTCGCGATGAGAAGCACTGATCAGTACGACCCGTTCAACCTGCAACGTTTTATCCAGGCTCAGGACCCGGTGTTCGAGCGCGTGCAACGCGAACTTGATGAGGGCCGTAAGCGCAGCCACTGGATGTGGTTTGTCTTTCCGCAGTTCGCGGGCCTGGGCGGCAGTGAAATGTCCCGGCGCTTCGCCATCGGTTCGGCCGAGGAAGCCCGGGCCTATCTGGCTCACGAACTGCTCGGCGCACGCCTGCGTACTTGCACGCAGCTAGTGCTAAAGGTTCAACAGCGCTCGATCGCGGAGATTTTCGGTCATCCCGATGACCTGAAATTTCATTCCTCGATGACGCTGTTCGCTCAGTTTTGCGCTGAAGACAGCGTGTTCCATCAGGCGTTGGAACGCTACTTCCACGGCATTCTCGACGAGTGGACGCTGCAACTGCTCGACTCAAAACAGGCCCAGTTGCCCCCCGATCAGGGTTGAGAAATCGTCATCGACAAACGGCAGAATCGCATCCGCCACCGGTTGCAGTTGCCGGGTGATGTAGTGGTCGTAGTCGATGGCCGCACGGCGCACTTCCAAAGGCTCCGGGCCGGCCAGGGTGATGACGTAGCTGATCCAGCCGCCATTCTGGTATTGCCGTGGTCGCCCGTGTTGCTCGTTGTAGTCATCGGCCAGCCGCGCCGCGCGCACGTGCGGCGGTACGTTGCGTTCGTAATCGTCGAGGGTGCGGCGCAGGCGTTTGCGGTAGACCAGGCGATCATCGAATTCACCGGCGAGGGTTTTGCGCACGTAGTCGCGCACGTAATCCTGATAGGGCTTGCGCTGGAAGATCCGCTCGTAGAGCTCCTGCTGAAATTGCCGGGCCAGCAGCGACCAGTCGGTGCGCACGGTTTCCAGGCCTTTGTAGACCATTTCATCGCTGCCGTCGGCACGGGTGACCAGACCGGCGTAGCGCTTTTTGCTGCCCTCCTCCGCGCCGCGAATGGTCGGCATCAGAAAGCGTTTGTAGT encodes:
- a CDS encoding Hcp family type VI secretion system effector; the encoded protein is MATPAYMSVTGEKQGLITAGAFTADSVGNTYQEGHEDQVMVQAFTHDVIIPRDPQSGQPTGQRVHKPVVITKVYDKASPLLQAALTSGERMSEIVIQWYRTSAQGTQEHYYTTKLEDAIIVAINNKMHNCQDPGNAHFTHLEEVQFTYRKITWTHEVSGTSGSDDWRAPVV
- a CDS encoding aldo/keto reductase → MRTLELAGVQVPVIGQGTWRMGEDRSAHKREVAALRTGIELGMTLIDTAEMYAEGGAESVVGEAIAGLRDQVFLVSKVYPHNASRKGIPQACERSLRRLDTDYIDLYLLHWRGQYPLEETVEAFERLREDGKIGRWGVSNFDVDDLEELSSSACATNQVLYNLEERGIEFDLLPWCQHQRLPLMAYCPIGQGGAMLAEPVLNEIAARHGVTPAQVSLAWILRQDGVIAIPKAVRPEHVQLNAQAAQLQLEAGDLAALDQVFQAPQRKQRLAMV
- a CDS encoding DUF1810 domain-containing protein, producing MRSTDQYDPFNLQRFIQAQDPVFERVQRELDEGRKRSHWMWFVFPQFAGLGGSEMSRRFAIGSAEEARAYLAHELLGARLRTCTQLVLKVQQRSIAEIFGHPDDLKFHSSMTLFAQFCAEDSVFHQALERYFHGILDEWTLQLLDSKQAQLPPDQG
- a CDS encoding type VI secretion system tip protein TssI/VgrG, whose protein sequence is MFSPANQPHFNLTVDGIDSDFQVLSFTGREALNTPFEFELELVSEKASINLESVLHKLAFLQLSPTGTGIHGLVYSIAQGEAGKRLTRYKISLRPQLAYLAHRVNQRIFQQMTVQQIISQVLEEHGILASDYHFQLSAIYPERIYCVQYDESDLDFIQRLCEEEGIHYHFQHTSSGHKLTFGDDQTVFPKLAPVAYQQDSGLVADKPVVKRFGLRLATRTSRTTRRDYDFVKPKIELESDAKSSAQPDLEDYDYPGRFVDRERGKHLANRALERHRSDYRLAEGNSDQPILVSGHFLALTDHANPTWNDLWLLTEIFHEGKQPQVLEESVTSDTTDNKDDFHQGYRNRFSAIPWDVPYRPPLDHPKPKVLGTQSAVVCGPEGEEIYCDQYGRVKVQFFWDREGKHDDMTSCWMRVASSWAAETFGSINIPRVGMEVLITFLEGDPDQPLITGCLYHGANLPPYKLPDFKTLATVKSKEYKGSRANELRIDDTTSEISIALRSDHGASAINLGYLTHPRPSGGQPRGEGFELRTDRHGAVRAAAGLLITTEPRPNESKHHKDLPETAERLATASDQQDGFAVQAKELQAQEAGDQDDVAKALHAQHQGVLGSGPANLTANEFPEFTEPHLVLASPAGIALTTPRSSHIATGEHLALSSTGHTSLSIGKRLLASASRGMRLFVQSMGWRLVAASGDIDVRALKDSINLLAKLNITANADRITITAKTELVIQGGGSATTYNAGGITHATSGPYTAHAANFAYTGAKSLAGVFPEPPKPGKGNLELINQYAGRQGIKEGDYEVIDALGKSIKGKLDGKGFASVAGAAPGPARVLFGKDPADTWSDGSYIGKPEWPLNPPGAEDVPSQVQAMVAQVLPSKSWDMLEKGKDMAQTGMSAMQTAQGAMQTAQQVKGVVQGGAAGLPKLASAALPSASGLLGAASKAGKLPSLPAPSLPKPSLKTPGLLAGEMLS